A window of the Tiliqua scincoides isolate rTilSci1 chromosome 5, rTilSci1.hap2, whole genome shotgun sequence genome harbors these coding sequences:
- the LOC136652932 gene encoding olfactory receptor 14A16-like, whose product MSNKTSVSGFLLLPFSDVREFQILHFVSFLLLYLGIVSGNLLIITAIALDHHLHGPMYFFLMNLAIQDTGFVSVFIPKSMANSLMNTRHISYYGCVAQVFLFVFFASSNFSLLTVIAYDRYVAICNPLEYEMIMNRDACMQIIAIVWMTGFLYSVLHTTGTFASPFCSNIINQFFCEIPELLKIACSDLYLIEMGVVVLSMFIFLVCFIFIVVTYVHIFTAVRRIRSVQGRKKALSTCLPHLIVVSTYVSTACFAYLRPSSDNPSHLDIAITIMYCVVPPLLNPVIYSMRNKEIKNTVRRLLGC is encoded by the coding sequence ATGTCCAACAAGACTTCAGTATCTGGGTTCCTGCTCTTACCATTCTCAGATGTTCGGGAATTCCAGATTCTACATTTTGTCTCCTTCCTGCTGTTGTACTTGGGGATTGTCTcagggaaccttctcatcatcaCTGCAATAGCTCTTGACCATCACCTGCATggccccatgtacttctttttaATGAACTTGGCCATACAAGACACTGGGTTTGTGTCAGTCTTTATCCCCAAATCCATGGCCAACTCCCTCATGAACACCAGGCACATCTCTTATTATGGATGTGTGGCACAAGTcttcttgtttgttttctttgcatCATCTAATTTTTCCCTTCTCACAGTCATAGCATATGATAGATATGTTGCCATCTGCAATCCGTTAGAATATGAAATGATCATGAACAGGGATGCTTGTATGCAAATAATTGCTATTGTATGGATGACTGGTTTTCTCTATTCGGTGTTGCACACCACTGGCACTTTTGCAAGCCCTTTCTGCTCCAACATCATCAACCAGTTCTTTTGTGAAATCCCAGAGTTACTTAAGATAGCCTGCTCTGACTTGTACCTGATTGAAATGGGAGTTGTTGTGTTAAGTATGTTCATTTTCTTAGTatgttttattttcattgttgtaaCCTATGTGCACATCTTCACTGCAGTGCGGAGAATCCGTTCTGTGCAAGGCAGGAAAAAGGCCCtctcaacttgccttccccaccttaTTGTTGTCTCCACCTATGTGTCTACTGCATGTTTTGCTTACCTGAGGCCCTCTTCTGACAATCCATCACACCTGGACATAGCAATAACTATTATGTATTGTGTGGTTCCACCCCTGCTGAACCCAGTGATCTACAGTATGAGAAATAAGGAGATCAAAAATACAGTGAGAAGACTTTTGGGTTGCTGA
- the LOC136652933 gene encoding vomeronasal type-2 receptor 26-like: MFTIHEINNNPKLLPNNTLGFNIYDNMFDSAITYETMLNLLFKDQRTTSQDSFLFIPNYKCGRSSDVISVFGGYTSDSAMQMATILSPYRIPQFTHNAHEAMFSDKRTFSSSYIMAPRETLQHVGIVQLLLHFRWTWIGLIVADDDDGESFLRKLTPLLAQNSICTALLIRTQELEVKEDPHAFQTIKLEILSTEANVIVVNGNFQSLYSLMLTLDRLEFLWKIEIGKVWIATSKWDFTLGISYYGFCTKTFNGALSFSVQTNSVPGFQEFLQHVKSDEPLMHFLCVFWRYAFNCIPPSLTYMKQYGKKCTGEEKLENLPIAIFEMNMSEESYSIYNAVYATAHALHLSHLSSERRPGARRNFKHMNIQQWQLNYFLENINFNNGAGHEVFFKNGELQTVYDVINWVTFPNQTLLRIQVGTISPNQELLINEDAIVWHSRFKQVGMNLTACRKQVQSTKVQKEHAVHCIKCPEDQYPNKNQDQCLPKEISFLSYQESLGILLVSLAISLAVLTGLVVQTFLKNWETPIVKANNRNLTCILLTSILLCYFSSLLFIGKPGKVTCLLRQATFGTIFSIAVSCVLAKTILVVLAFMATKPGHRMRKWLGQNLASSIVLCCSLIQVGICTAWLSTSPPFPDADLHSQPGLIILECNEGSATMFYYVLSYMGFLALISFTVAFLARKLPDTFNEAKFITFSMLVFCSVWISFIPGYMSTKGKNIVVVEVFAILASNTGLLACIFLPKCYIMLLRADLNFKKLREQGMNI; the protein is encoded by the exons ATGTTtaccattcatgagatcaacaacAATCCCAAGCTCTTGCCAAACAACACCTTGGGGTTCAACATCTATGACAACATGTTTGATTCAGCCATCACTTATGAGACCATGTTGAACCTCTTGTTCAAAGACCAAAGGACCACATCCCAAGACTCCTTCTTGTTTatacccaattacaagtgtggcaGAAGTAGTGATGTGATTTCAGTTTTTGGGGGGTACACCTCAGACAGTGCCATGCAGATGGCCACCATCCTGAGTCCATACAGGATTCCCCAG TTCACTCACAATGCCCATGAGGCCATGTTCAGTGATAAAAGAACGTTCTCTTCTTCCTACATCATGGCACCGAGGGAGACCCTTCAGCATGTGGGGATTGTCcagctgctcctgcatttcaggtGGACCTGGATTGGCCTCATCGTTGCAGATGATGATGACGGAGAAAGCTTCCTGAGGAAACTGACTCCTCTGCTTGCCCAGAATAGCATTTGCACTGCTCTCTTGATAAGAACTCAAGAACTGGAAGTCAAGGAGGATCCTCATGCCTTCCAAACTATAAAATTAGAAATTTTATCAACTGAAGCAAATGTGATTGTTGTCAATGGGAATTTTCAGTCGCTTTATTCCCTAATGCTCACCTTAGATCGCCTAGAATTCTTATGGAAGATTGaaatagggaaggtttggatcgcAACTTCCAAGTGGGATTTCACTCTTGGAATCAGTTATTATGGCTTCTGTACAAAAACGTTCAATGGTGCTTTGTCTTTCTCAGTCCAGACAAACTCAGTTCCAGGATTCCAGGAATTTCTCCAGCATGTGAAGTCTGATGAACCACTGATGCattttctctgtgtgttttgGCGCTACGCATTCAATTGTATACCACCTAGTTTAACGTATATGAAACAGTATGGAAAAAAGTGTACAGGAGAGGAGAAGTTGGAAAACCTGCCTATCGCAATTTTTGAGATGAATATGAGTGAAGAGagttacagtatctacaatgctgtctatgcaaCAGCACATGCTCTACATTTGTCACATTTATCCAGTGAAAGGAGACCAGGGGCTAGAAGAAACTTCAAGCATATGAACATTCAGCAGTGGCAG CTGAATTACTTTCTGGAAAACATcaactttaacaatggtgctggccatgaagtcttcTTTAAGAATGGGGAGTTGCAGACCGTGTATGacgtcatcaactgggtcactttcccgaACCAGACCCTCCTTAGGATTCAGGTTGGAACAATTTCACCAAATCAAGAGTTGCTCATCAATGAAGATGCCATTGTGTGGCACAGCAGATTCAAGCAGGTGGGAATGAACCTCACAGCATGCAGAAAACAAGTACAAAGTACCAAGGTCCAGAAGGAAC ATGCAGTGCACTGTatcaagtgcccagaagatcaatatccaaacaagaaccaagatcaatgtcTTCCTAAGGAAATCAGCTTCCTCTCCTACCAAGAATCTTTGGGGATCCTTTTGGTTTCCCTGGCTATTTCCTTGGCTGTGCTGACAGGGTTGGTGGTGCAAACGTTCCTGAAGAACTGGGagactcccattgtcaaagccaataaccggaacctcacctgcatcctcctcacctccatcctgctctgctacttttcctcccttctattcattggcaaaccagggaaagtgacctgccttctccgccaagcAACCTTTGGCACCATTTTCTCCATAGcggtttcttgtgtgctggcaaaaacAATCCTCGTGGTTCTGGCCTTCATGGCTACAAAACCAGGccacaggatgagaaaatggctAGGGCAAAATCTGGCCAGCTCCATTGTTTTGTGCTGCTCTCTCATCCAGGTGGGCATTTGCACTGCATGGCTGTcaacctctcctccatttcctgaTGCTGACCTGCACTCCCAGCCTGGACTCATCAttctggaatgcaatgaaggttctgCCACCATGTTCTATTATGTTCTGAGCTATATGGGCTTTCTGGCCctcatcagcttcactgtcgctttcctagccagaaaattgccagacactttcaatgaggccaagttcatcaccttcagcatgctggtcttctgcagtgtttggatctcctttatTCCAGGATAtatgagcaccaaggggaagaacATAGTTGtggtggaagtgtttgccatcttagcctccaacactggcctcttggcttgcatctttctccccaaatgttatattatGCTTTTAAGAGCTGATCTGAACTTCAAGAAACTCAGAGAACAGGGAATGAATATTTGA